A single Dasypus novemcinctus isolate mDasNov1 chromosome 4, mDasNov1.1.hap2, whole genome shotgun sequence DNA region contains:
- the BTLA gene encoding B- and T-lymphocyte attenuator isoform X1, with protein sequence MKASQAVVGNAKLFWILFLILYLGFWSIHGGKACQGQVYIKRNSMFSISAGNPFKLECPVTYCANKPNVTWCKLGAYCFNLPNGVRTHMSWEERKNISAFILYFEQVIANDSGTYRCFADFPPQVTSHSVTIYVTERTQSTSEHPLLTSTNISDAFRASGAPTTEEVADRQWLLYGLLPLGVMSPLIMICFFLFCCLRRHQGKQKEPSDTARREISQADIPQPLGSEQIEMSTWQNSRKLPSKTAVYDDSWPKIQEESVVYSNPFLEENKQSIVYASLNHLVIGRNPRQARNVKEDPTEYAAICTRSQI encoded by the exons GGGGAAAAGCATGTCAAGGACAAGTGTACATTAAGAGAAATTCCATGTTCTCCATCTCAGCAGGAAACCCATTTAAACTGGAATGCCCTGTGACATACTGTGCTAACAAACCTAACGTGACCTGGTGCAAGCTCGGAGCATACTGCTTCAATCTTCCAAATGGAGTTCGTACACACATGAgttgggaagaaaggaagaatattTCAGCTTTTATCCTGTATTTTGAGCAAGTGATTGCTAATGACAGTGGGACTTACCGCTGTTTTGCAGATTTTCCACCTCAAGTTACAAGCCACTCAGTAACCATATATGTGACAG aaaGGACTCAAAGTACCTCAGAACACCCTCTTTTAA CATCAACTAACATTTCAGATGCCTTCAGAGCTTCAGGAGCACCCACCACAGAAGAGGTGGCCGACAGACAATGGCTCCTTTATGGTTTActtcctttgggtgtgatgtCTCCTCTGATCATGAtttgtttcttcctcttctgCTGCCTGAGGAGGCACCAAG GGAAACAAAAGGAGCCTTCTGATACAGCAAGAAGGGAAATTAGCCAG gctGATATTCCCCAGCCCTTAGGAAGTGAGCAAATTGAAATGAGTACTTGGCAGAATTCTAGAAAACTGCCATCAAAAACTGCAGTTTATGATGACTCCTGGCCTAAGATCCAGGAAGAGTCTGTGGTTTATTCTAACCCATTCCTGGAGGAAAACAAACAGAGCATCGTTTATGCTTCTTTGAACCATTTGGTCATTGGAAGAAACCCAAGGCAGGCAAGAAATGTGAAGGAAGATCCCACAGAATACGCAGCCATATGCACGAGGAGTCAAATCTGA
- the BTLA gene encoding B- and T-lymphocyte attenuator isoform X2 encodes MKASQAVVGNAKLFWILFLILYLGFWSIHGGKACQGQVYIKRNSMFSISAGNPFKLECPVTYCANKPNVTWCKLGAYCFNLPNGVRTHMSWEERKNISAFILYFEQVIANDSGTYRCFADFPPQVTSHSVTIYVTERTQSTSEHPLLNAFRASGAPTTEEVADRQWLLYGLLPLGVMSPLIMICFFLFCCLRRHQGKQKEPSDTARREISQADIPQPLGSEQIEMSTWQNSRKLPSKTAVYDDSWPKIQEESVVYSNPFLEENKQSIVYASLNHLVIGRNPRQARNVKEDPTEYAAICTRSQI; translated from the exons GGGGAAAAGCATGTCAAGGACAAGTGTACATTAAGAGAAATTCCATGTTCTCCATCTCAGCAGGAAACCCATTTAAACTGGAATGCCCTGTGACATACTGTGCTAACAAACCTAACGTGACCTGGTGCAAGCTCGGAGCATACTGCTTCAATCTTCCAAATGGAGTTCGTACACACATGAgttgggaagaaaggaagaatattTCAGCTTTTATCCTGTATTTTGAGCAAGTGATTGCTAATGACAGTGGGACTTACCGCTGTTTTGCAGATTTTCCACCTCAAGTTACAAGCCACTCAGTAACCATATATGTGACAG aaaGGACTCAAAGTACCTCAGAACACCCTCTTTTAA ATGCCTTCAGAGCTTCAGGAGCACCCACCACAGAAGAGGTGGCCGACAGACAATGGCTCCTTTATGGTTTActtcctttgggtgtgatgtCTCCTCTGATCATGAtttgtttcttcctcttctgCTGCCTGAGGAGGCACCAAG GGAAACAAAAGGAGCCTTCTGATACAGCAAGAAGGGAAATTAGCCAG gctGATATTCCCCAGCCCTTAGGAAGTGAGCAAATTGAAATGAGTACTTGGCAGAATTCTAGAAAACTGCCATCAAAAACTGCAGTTTATGATGACTCCTGGCCTAAGATCCAGGAAGAGTCTGTGGTTTATTCTAACCCATTCCTGGAGGAAAACAAACAGAGCATCGTTTATGCTTCTTTGAACCATTTGGTCATTGGAAGAAACCCAAGGCAGGCAAGAAATGTGAAGGAAGATCCCACAGAATACGCAGCCATATGCACGAGGAGTCAAATCTGA